From a region of the Notolabrus celidotus isolate fNotCel1 chromosome 14, fNotCel1.pri, whole genome shotgun sequence genome:
- the LOC117825406 gene encoding alpha-2-macroglobulin-like, with product MVILDIKLLSGYSEDQSSLQQLENNNSVKRVDLEEGHVLIYLDELKKKDLKTFSLTLEEEESVRDLKPAAIKVYDYYQTSDEAVSDYTSPCAGVKG from the exons ATGGTGATCCTGGACATCAAGCTGCTGTCCGGATACAGTGAGGATCAGAGCTCTCTGCAGCAG CTGGAGAACAACAACTCAGTGAAGCGTGTGGATTTGGAGGAAGGACACGTCCTCATCTATTTAGACGAG TTGAAGAAGAAGGATTTAAAGACCTTCAGTCTGACtttggaggaggaagagtctgTCAGAGACCTGAAACCAGCCGCGATCAAAGTCTACGATTACTACCAGACAA GTGATGAGGCCGTGTCTGACTACACCTCTCCTTGTGCAG GTGTAAAGGGTTAG
- the LOC117825640 gene encoding alpha-2-macroglobulin-like, with protein MALKDVALCENKPATFPDKGRKDTVLRKLLVEAEGEPQTVSHNALLCPANGPLDQIIPLVLPELFVEGSEKATVSVLGDLMGRALKNIDKLLQMPYGCGEQNMLKFAPNIFILKYLKSTKQLTEEIRNRAIPFLQAGYQKELKYKHRDGSYSAFGERDKSGNTWLTAFVMKSFGGAHSFIYVDNKHIDEAKIWLSKIQGADGCIMSVGKLFHNAMKGGVKDEVTLTAYVIAAWLEIDDDVTDAVVQNGLTCLKTALDGKVDNLYTTALLSYTFTLAKDEKMRVKLIQELHSKANIEGGTRHWVRAGASKSRLDSLEVEMTSYVLLALLSGPALPGFELGYSASIIRWLVQQQNPYGGFSSTQDTVVALQALAMYARCPESTQ; from the exons ATGGCCCTGAAGGATGTCGCTCTGTGTGAAAACAAGCCAGCGACCTTCCCCGACAAGGGCCGGAAGGACACCGTGCTCCGCAAGCTGCTGGTGGAG GCTGAAGGAGAGCCACAGACGGTCAGTCACAATGCTCTCCTCTGTCCTGCAA ACGGACCTTTGGATCAGATCATTCCTCTTGTGTTGCCTGAGCTCTTTGTGGAGGGGTCAGAGAAGGCTACTGTCTCTGTTCTGG GTGACCTGATGGGCCGAGCTCTGAAGAACATAGATAAGCTTCTGCAGATGCCGTATGGCTGCGGGGAGCAGAACATGTTGAAGTTTGCTCCCAACATCTTCATCCTCAAGTACCTGAAGAGCACCAAACAGCTGACCGAGGAGATCAGGAACAGAGCGATACCTTTCCTGCAGGCAG GATATCAGAAGGAGCTTAAGTACAAGCATAGAGACGGTTCCTACAGCGcctttggagagagggataaatCTGGAAACACTTG GCTGACTGCTTttgtcatgaagtccttcggaGGCGCACATTCGTTCATCTATGTTGATAACAAACACATCGATGAAGCCAAGATCTGGCTGTCCAAAATCCAGGGTGCTGACGGCTGCATCATGTCCGTGGGCAAACTCTTCCACAATGCCATGAAG GGAGGAGTGAAGGATGAGGTGACTTTGACAGCCTACGTCATCGCTGCATGGCTGGAGATAGACGATGACGTCACG GACGCTGTGGTGCAGAATGGTCTGACGTGTCTGAAGACGGCGCTGGACGGCAAAGTGGACAACTTGTACACCACGGCCCTGCTGTCCTACACCTTCACTCTGGCTAAAGACGAGAAGATGAGGGTGAAACTAATCCAAGAGTTGCACTCGAAGGCCAACATAGAGG GAGGCACTCGTCACTGGGTCCGAGCCGGGGCTTCCAAGTCTCGTCTGGACTCCCTGGAGGTGGAGATGACCTCCTACGTGCTGCTGGCTCTGCTCTCCGGTCCCGCCCTGCCAGGCTTCGAGCTCGGTTACTCTGCCAGCATCATCCGCTGGCTCGTTCAGCAGCAGAATCCATACGGCGGCTTCTCCTCCACGCAG gaCACCGTGGTGGCCCTCCAGGCTCTGGCTATGTATGCCAGGTGCCCGGAGAGTACACAGTGA